The sequence CACCTGAGTACCCTCTTGCTCCCCGAACACTTCCCCCTCTTGGCTATGGGTGTTCCCTCAACCTCCATGATATCCATGGCGAAATCCACCACAGGTGCATTACTGATGGAGGTTCCAATGCCATAGGCATCAACAAGGGGGTTTAATACAGGGATATCCTCCTCCTTGATCCCGCCGCTTACAAAGAGCCTTACGTGTTTAAATCCCCGGAGGTCAAGTTCCCACCTGACCTCTTCAAGGATACGGTAGAAATCTCCACGCCTTGAAGACGGGGTGTCGAGCCTTACGGCAAATAGCTTGTCCCCAAGTGCCTTGGCAACGTTAATAGCCTCAAACTTTTCATCAAGAAAGGTATCTATAAGTGCAACCCTTTTGAACTTCGGCTCCAGTATTTCGTCATAAGCCCTGACAGCCTCAACAGTGGATCCCATGCAGATTATAAGTGCATGGGGCATTGTCCCGATGGGATCCTCTCCGATCATCTCGCCACTCTTGATTACGGCAACCCCGTCGCATCCCCCGATGTAGGCGTTTCTCTCAATCATCGGGGCCAGGATAGGGTGCATCCTCCGTGCCCCAAAGCTGGCCACAAGACGACCATCGGCAAGGCTCTTGAATCTGGCAGCCTTGGTTGCAATCCCTGAGGCCTGACATATAAGACCAAGGATGGCTGTTTCATAAACACAGAAATCCTGATAACGCCCCTCTATTTCCATAACAGGCTCGTAGGGATAAAAAACAGTTCCCTCTTTCATTGCCCTCACTTTTACAGGCAGCCCCTGCAGGAGGTAAATTGCCTCTTCAAGCCCGGCAAATACAGCCCAGGGCCAGTTTCCGGGCAGAACCTTTGCTATAAATTCAGCCTTGACAACAGGGTTAACACCCTTGCCCTTAAGTATTCTCAGGGTACGCTCAAAGTAGACGTCGGTTATGCTGCCATCCAGAATATCTTCAGGCCGTGCAGTATGAAACATCTTGCCCTCCTTGGGGGTTACAGATTGGAGGATTGGAGGATTGGAGAACTGCACTCCACTACTCCATCACTCCATCACTCCATTCTCCACTACTCCATCACTATTGTCACGCCTCAATATCCATATCTGATCAAAGAGATTTTCCTGATAGACCTTTACCACACCCAGTCTCAACAGTTCCAGGAGTGCAAGGAAGGTGACTATGAATTGGGCGGGTGTATGGTTGTCTTCAAATATATCCTCAAACCTCAGGGTCTTCTCTCCTTCTAATTTTTCAGTAATAAGATTCATTCTGTCCTTTACGGTAAGTGTCTCTCTCGTGATAGTCACCATCTCGGGAGGTGCTGTATCAAGAAGCTTTTTAAGTGCAGCTATCAGATCAAAGATATTTGCATCGAAGAGATATGGCTGACTTTTCGTCTCTTCAGTCTCGGGAAGGGAGGGCTCCCTCCAGAAATAATCAGACCACCTTTCCTGTCTGTCCTTCAGGTCAAAGGCCATATTCCTGAAGGCCTGATACTCTATAAGCCTCTCAACAAGCTCTATCCTCGGGTCTTCCCGGTCCTCAGGCGGCACATCCTCATCAACCGGCAGCAGCATCCTGGTCTTTATCTGAATAAGAGTGGCTGCCATTACAATAAACTCCCCTGCAATCTCGAGGTTCAGTTCCTTCATCAGGTCAAGATACTCTATATACTGACGTGTAATTTCGGATATAGGTATGTCATAGATATCTATCTTGTTTTCCCTGATAAGGTGCAGGAGGAGGTCCAGGGGGCCCTCAAAGAGGGGTAGTTTTATGCTGTAGCCGGTCTCTGCCATTTTCGTGCAGTAATTATCTTACTCTTCTTCCTTCAGAAGTTTGTACTCGATACTGTCAACAAGTGCCTGCCAGGAGGCCTCGATTATATTCTCGCTGACGCCCACAGTGTTCCATCGGCCCTCGGCATCACCTGATTCAATCAGTACCCTCACCTTTGCCGAGGTCCCACTGCCGGCAGCCAGAACCCTTACCTTATAGTCAATGAGTTTGACGGCCTTCAATTGAGGATAGAAGTTTTCAATCGCTTTTCTCAGGGCATTGTCAAGGGCATTTACAGGGCCATCACCTGTGGCAGCTGTGTGTTCAATATGGCCGCCCACCTTCACCATTATGGTGGCTTCACTCAGGGGGTCCTCTCCTTCCTTCCTCTTCTCTACAATTACCCGGAACCCTATAAGATCAAAAAACCTCCTGTGGAGTCCCAGTGTTTTCTTCATTAGCAGCTCAAATGATGCCTCTGCTGCCTCAAACTGAAAACCCCTGTTCTCAAGGTCTTTGATTGTGGCCAGTATCTCCATAAGCTGGGGTGAGTCTTTGTCTATATGGAGTCCGAATTCCTCAGCCTTTCTCAGGACGTTACTCCTGCCCGCAAGGTCGGAGATGAGAATCCTGCGTGAGTTTCCAACAAGCTCAGGCCTTATGTGTTCATAGGTCTCCGGCCTTTTTGCAATGGCAGAGACATGGATTCCGCCCTTGTGTGCAAATGCGCTTTCCCCCACATAGGGCTGTCGCTTGAAATGTCTCAGGTTTGCAATCTCGGTTACAAACCGTGATGTCTCCATGAGCCTGTTGAGCTGCCTCTCAGTGATGCACCCGTAACCAAGCTTGATCTGGAGGTTTGGGATTATGGAGCAGAGGTTGGCATTACCGCATCTCTCTCCAAGGCCGTTTATTGTGCCCTGTACATGCCGGGCCCCTGCCTGGACTGCTATCACAGAGTTTGCCACACCACACTCGGAGTCATTATGGGCATGTATGCCTATAGGGGTTTTTAATATCTTCTTTATTCCGGATGTTATCTTTTTGACTTCTCCAGGGAGGGTGCCGCCGTTTGTGTCGCACAGGACAAGACAGTCTGCGCCTGCCTCCCTGGCTGCAAGCAGGGATTTTACGGCATAATCCGGGTTGTCCTTGTAGCCGTCGTAGAAGTGTTCGGCATCAAAGAAGACCTTATCCAGCCTCTCCCTGAGATAGCGGATTGTGTTGTATATGATGTCGAGGTTTTCCTTAAGACTTATCCGCAGTGCATGTTTTACATGAAAATCCCAGGACTTGCCAAAGATAGTGGCAATTCCGGTCTCTGCTGCAAGGATGGATTTTACGTTGCCGTCATTTTCCACCTTGATTCCCGCCCTGTGGGTACTGCCAAAGGCCACAACAGCGGCATTCTGCAGGTGCAGTTTCCTTGCCTTTCTGAAATAGCGGGCATCCTTTGGATTGGCCCCTGGAAAGCCGCCTTCAATGTAATGGACGCCGAACTCATCAAGTTTCTCTGTAATCCTGAGCTTGTCCTCTACAGAGAAATTTACATCCTCGGCCTGAGAGCCATCTCTCAATGTTGTATCATAAATTTCTATTTTTGTCATTTTCCTGCTCCTCTGAATCGCTAACAGTTATTTATAAATTACTCTAAATTTGATTTAAAAAACAAGAAACATTCGGTATTTTGAGTTGTTGAGTTGAAAGAAACTCGCTTTAAGAGTTAAAATAGATGCCCAAGGTTATAGTTCCCCCTATAAATTCAGTGAAAGGAGTTGTCTTATGCCTGAAGGAATCAAGATACTTACGGGTAATGCCAATAGGCCGCTTGCTGAGGAGATCTCGAATTTTCTCGGTGAACCCCTTACGGCAGCTACTGTTACAGCTTTTATCGATGGAGAGATAATGGTCCATATTGATGAGAATGTCAGGGGGGCTGATACTTTTGTCATCCAGCCTACATGTACCCCTGTTAATCATAATATAATGGAGTTATTATTGATCATTGATGCCCTGAAGAGGGCGTCTGCAAGGAGAATTACCGCTGTTATCCCTTACTATGGGTATGCCAGACAGGACAGGAAGGTGCAGCCCAGAGTCCCGATCTCTTCAAAGCTTGTGGCAGACCTTATTGAGACTGCCGGAACTCACAGGGTCCTTGCCATGGACCTGCACGCCGGGCAGATACAGGGGTTTTTCGATATTCCGGTTGATCATCTCTATGCCACTCCGGTTCTTCTTGATCATATAAGAGAGCACTATCCCAATGGCGACCTGGTCATTGTATCCCCGGATGCCGGTGGTGTTGAGAGGGCAAGGGCCTTTGCAAAAAGACTCGGATGCTCCCTTGCCATAATTGATAAACGGAGAGAGCGTGCAAATGTCTCTCAGGTAATGAATGTTATCGGTGATGTCAGGAACAAGGATGCAATGATACTCGATGACATAATTGATACTGCCGGAACTACAGTACAGGCAGTGGAGGCCTTGAAAGAGAGAGGGGCAAAGAGGGTTTCTGCCGCTTGTACACATGCCGTGCTTTCGGGTCCGGCTATAGACAGGATAAATGCCTCTCCCCTTGAAGAGGTTATAGTCACAAATACCATACCCCTTGACAGTAAAATGGAGAAATGTAGTAAAATAGTCAGTTTAAGTATAGCCCTTATTTTTGCTGAATCAATAAAGAGAATACACGAGGAGACATCGATCAGTTCCTTGTTTGTGTAATTAAAAATACTGTTTTTGATGCAGATTAACCTGGATATAAAAATCTGCGTCCTAATTTCGAAGTTTGAAGGAGGAATAAATGGAAAGGATTACTTTGAGTGCAGAACACAGGACCGAGGCTGGAAAGGGAATTGCCAGGTCATTGAGACGTCAGGGATATATGCCTGCCGTGATTTACAGGGCAGGCAAGGCAACGCCTATAAAACTGAAGAAGCAGGATATTGTTAATTTTCTGAATTCCACGATGGGCGAACAGGTGATGGTTAATCTCCGGTTTTCTGATGGTAACCTAAGGCTGGCCCTGTTGAAGGATTATCAGGTTGACCCTGTAAAGGGAGAGCTCCTTCATACTGATTTTTATGAGGTTTCACTCAAGGAAAGGGTGAGGGTAACGGTTTCCATAGTACTGACCGGTGAACCGGTAGGAGTCAAGAAAGAAGGGGGAATCCTGCAGCAGGCCCATTCTGAACTGGAGATAGAGTGTTTACCTGATATTATCCCCTCGCATCTTGAGATTGATGTCAGCGGGCTGAAAGTCGGTCACTCTTTACACGTCAGTGACCTCTCCCTTCAGGAGGGCATCAGGGTTTTTGATAATCCTGAGGAAGTTATAGCAACGGTCATAGCGCCGACTATGGAGGTTGAAGAAGTTGCTCCTGAAGAAGCAGAGACTGCCGAGCCCGAGGTAATAAAGAAGGGGAAGAAGGAAGAGGCTGAAGAGGGTTGATATAGTTGTGGGTGATAGTCGGCCTGGGCAATCCCGGCAGAAAATACAGTTTAACCCGGCATAACATAGGGTTCATGGTAATCGATTCCCTGTCAGAGAGACTACAGATAGTCTTTACTGAAAAAGAGAAGTATCTGAGGGGTGAGGGGCTTTACAAGAATAACAGGCTTATTCTTGTAAAGCCCCTCACTTATATGAACCTGAGCGGATCAGCGGTCAGGGAGGTTTTAAGGATGAGGAATTGTCCTCCTGAGAGGCTCATTGTTGTTCATGACGACCTTGCCCTGCCGGTGGGAAGGATCAGGATCAGGGAGAGAGGCTCTTCCGGAGGACACAGGGGCATTCAGTCCATTATCGAATCCATAGGCACAAATGAATTCATTCGTGTAAAGATAGGGATCGGCAGGTCGCCGGAGATTCCTGCTGAAGTCTATGTCCTTAAAAAATTCATTCCTCAGGAGAGAGAGATTATTAATGAGGCTGTTGAGTCGGCATCTGATGCAGTCCTGTCTATCATTGAGAAAGGTGTAAGCAGGGCAATGACCGAGTACAACAGATAACCCCCTTCCTATGAAAAAGAATAATCCACGGTTGCTGGCACTTCGTGCTTTAAATGAAATATGGCGGAAGGACAAGAGGCCCCGGGAGGTGCTTGACTCTTATGCCGACACACTTGACAGCAGGGACATGGCCTTCATCCAGGAGCTGGTTTATGGCGTTATCAGGAACAGGCTTTACATTGACTGGTGTCTGACTGCATATTTAAAAGACCCATCAGGACTTAAATATGCTACCCTGAATAACCTGAGACTTGGCGTCTATCAGGCATTTTTTATGCGGGTCCCTGACAGGGCTGTAGTATTTGAGACAACAGAGGTTGAAAAGTTTGCAGGAAGAAATACAGGGCTCGTCAATGCAGTACTCAGAAAGATTATAACCGGAAAGGCATGCCCTCCCTTGCCGGAGGACCCCGTAGAGAGGCTATCAATCCTCACATCTCATCCCGTATGGCTTGTAAGAAGATGGATTGAACGGTTTGGCATTAGTGAGGCAGAGGCCCTGGCAAAGGCAAATAATACGATACCTCCGCTGACCCTTCGTGTAAATACACTCAGAACAGACAGGGAACAAGTGGCCGCGAGGTTGTCGGAGATGGGCATAGAGTTCAAATACACAGACTTCTCACCTGTCGGGATAAAGATACAGGGTAGTTATGTATTCAGGGAGATAGAGGGTTTACTGGGTGATGTATTTATTCAGGATGAGGCGGCTCAACTGATAACTTATCTCCTGCAGCCGCAGGAGGGTCAGGCAATACTCGATGCCTGTGCAGCCCCGGGAGGAAAGACGACCCATATTGCCGAGTTGACCGTGGACAGGGCCAGGGTCTATGCAGTGGAGAGCAGTGCCGAACGGTTAAGGATATTACAGGAAAACGTCAGGAGACAAGGCCTCGGTTCAGTCAGGATGATATGCTCGGACATAGGGGAGTTCAAGCCCCCCGAAGGTTTTCACAGAGTTCTGCTCGATGCCCCCTGTTCGTCCCTTGGTGTTATCAGGCGTAATCCGGATGTCCGGTACAAACACAGCCCGGAGGTGCTGGGACGTTTTCATGAAAAACAGGTGGAGATGCTTACCGCTGTCAGCAGGCATCTTCTTCCTGGCGGGATACTGCTGTACTCTGTCTGCTCTACAGAGCCTGAGGAAGGGGAAGAGGTTATAAGGAGTTTCTTGCATAAAGAGAGGGATTTTTTTATTATAGATGATACGGAAAGTTTGCCCTCAACTTGTGATGAAGACCCTTTAGTGGATAATTTGAGAGAACTGATAAGTGATGAGGGATACTTCAGGACCTATCCGCACAGGCATGATATGGACGGTTTCTTTGCAGTAAGACTCTCAAAAAAGGGAATATGAAAGGTTTTATAAAAATAAGCCTCTACATCTCGCTGTTTATCTTTCTGGCCATTGTGAGCAGTTATCTTACCTTTTGGGTGATGGGCTCCAAGAAGACTGTTACAGTCCCTGACCTCAGGGGACAGAGCCTTGTTGATGCCAACAAGGAACTCCTGTCAAAGAGGCTTTATCTGAAGATAGGGGGTGAAGACTTCAGCACTGAAGTGCCGACCGGATATATCATCAGGCAGGAAATCCCCCCGGATAACAAGATAAAAGAAGGGCGAACCATAAGGGTAATAATCAGCAAGGGGCCACGGATATACTATATGCCGTCATTTGTCGGCCTCAATCTGGACGAGGCAAGAGAACTTGCAATAAAAAAGAGTATAAAGATCAGAAAGATTATCAAGGTTCACTCCGAGAGTTTTGAAAAGGGAACAGTGATTGCACAGAGACCTGCCCCTGAGGAGAAGGGTTCGGATAATATTACATTTCTCCTGAGTAAAGGACCCTTTCAGACACTTTACTCCTGCCCTGACTTTACGAAGATGTCCCTTGATGAGGCAAAGACCCTGTCAGACCGGCTGGGGATAGAGCTTGAATTGATCGATTACGGCAGTGTCATAGCTGAGCAGACACCTCAACCAGGAAGTATTATAAGGAAAGGAGAGTCTGTTAAATTAAGATTAAAGTACGAGGAGGAACAGGAAATCAGATGGTTATGATTGCGCCGTCCATACTTTCGGCTGATTTTACCCGGCTTGGCGAAGAGATCAGGAAGGCAGAGGAAGCCGGCGCTGATATGATTCACATTGATGTAATGGATGGCCACTTTGTTCCGAATATCTCCATAGGCCAGGAAGTGGTGAGAGGGATCAGGAAGGCCACAGGTCTGCCCTTTGATGTTCACCTCATGATAGAAGACCCTGACAGGTATCTCTCTGACTTTGTTAATGCCGGGGCTGACATAATTACAGTGCATCTGGAAGCTACCTCTCATCTGCACAGAACAGTTCAGTGGATAAAGGAGAGCGGTAAGAAGGCTGGAGTATCAATCAATCCCGCCACCCCGGTGTGGAGCCTTGAAAGCATTCTTTCAGAGGTCGATCTTGTCCTTGTAATGTCGGTCAACCCGGGGTTTGGCGGGCAGAGCTTTATTCCACAGAGTCTTGACAAGATAAGGATGCTGAAGAGGATTATCCGGGAGAGGGGGCTTGATATCCTTATTGAGGTTGATGGGGGTGTCAAGATAGATAACGCACGAGAGATTGCTGATGCAGGTGCAGATATACTGGTTATGGGGTCGGCTTTCTTTAACTCAGTGGATTATTCTGAAGTTGTCAGGAGATTCAGGGTGGAGAATGGGGCCTGATATTGCCGTTTCAGACTCCGGGGAGATGACATTGAAGCATTTCAATATACCTAACTCACTGACCACCCTCAGAATTATCCTTGTACCCGTCTTTGTGAGTGCTTTAGTCTACAAAAAATATGACTATGCCCTCTATGTATTTATTGTTGCAGCAGTTACGGATTTCTTTGATGGACTGATTGCAAGGGCGAGAAACCAACAGACTGCACTTGGTAAATTCCTTGACCCTGTGGCCGATAAATTTCTTCTTGTCACCTCCTTTGTCCTCTTTGCCGTATATGGTCTGGTGCCGAAATGGCTGACAATAACAGTTATCAGCAGGGATATTATCATAGTGACAGGGTGGTTGATACTGTATTTGACTTCTCACAGGACGAGAGTCGAGCCGAGTCTTCTTGGAAAGCTTGCAAATGCCTCCCAGCTTATTTTACTCGTTTATATCCTCCTTCGTGTAAATCTTGACAGGGATGTATTGCCCGCACCGGAACCATTGATTATTGTGACAGCTGTTTTAACGGTTCTCTCAGGGGTACATTATATCTACAGGGGGCTTGCCTGATGTCAGGAGGTGTAAGCGGAAATATAGTTGGAACTGCAAGGCCTGACAGTCCTGCTGAAAGAGCCGGTATCAGGCCTGGTGATATGTTGCTGACCGTTAACAAAAAAAGAATACACGACTCAATTGATCTTGTTTTTTATACTGATAGCCTGGATTTGAATATCTCGGTAAAGAGAAAGGACAGGATTATACGGACCACGGTAATCAGAGATGAAGGAGAGGATCTCGGGATAGAGCTTCGTCCGTTCCGCGTAAAGACTTGCAGGAACCGGTGCATTTTCTGCTTTGTAAGTCAGTTGCCAAAGGGGTTGAGGCGTAGCCTTTACATCAAGGACGAGGATTTCAGGATGTCCTTTCTCTACGGCAGCTACATTACCCTTTCCAGCATAACCCCTGCAGAGAAGAAGAGGATTATTGAACAGAGGTTGAGCCCCCTTTACATCTCGGTCCATTCTACAGACAGGGAGATAAGAAACACCCTTCTTGGTAACAATAATGCTGCGGATATAATGAAGGAATTGAAGTGGCTCGCAAAGAACAGAATACGTATTCATGTGCAGGTTGTCCTCTGCCCGGGATACAATGATGGGGATAAACTCGTTAGCACCATAAATGACCTGCATAAATTCTATCCATATGTCTCATCTATTGCAGTTGTGCCTGTTGGTCTGACGAGGCACAGGAAGTCCCCGCTGAAGCCGGTGGGGAAAGACGAAGCCCTTGAAACCGTTTCTATAATATCGGATTTTCAGAAGAGGTTTATGAAAAAGCACGGGGATGCCCTGGTATATGGCTCTGATGAGCTTTATATCCGGGCGGAAAAGAAGTTTCCTTCCCTTAAGTATTATGGTGAATTTCCACAGATTGAAAACGGTGTTGGCATGGTTCCACTTTTTCTCCATAAGGCTGCAAGGATAAAATCCCTCAAAAGGCCCTCCGGACAGAGATTTCTGACCGTAACCGGCACATCCTTTTATCCATTTCTCAGCAGGTTTGTTGAGCGTCTGAAGAACCAGGTCTGTATTGATGTTATCCCTGTAGAGAACAGGTTTTTTGGTGAAACGGTGACAGTAGCAGGACTGCTTACAGGAAGGGATATCATACAGAGCGTTGCTGATTTGTCCTCTGACCATGATGTGCTGCTTCTCCCTGACGTTATATTCAGGGACGGTCAGGATATCCTTCTCGATGACATAACAGTGGAAGAGCTGGAGCGTATACTGAGGATCAAGGTGAAGGTGATTGATCCTACACCCCGGGGATTAATAAACGCACTGGAGGAATAAAAATATGTCTATAAATGCCAGAACAAAAATAACAGGTCTTATCGGTTATCCTGTAGAGCATAGCCTGTCGCCTGACATGCACAATGCTGCCTTTGAACACCTTGGTCTGAATTACTGCTATATTGCCATGCCTGTTAAACCGGGAGGACTTCCGGATGCCGTTAAGGGCATAAGGGCGCTGAACTTCCATGGCAGCAATGTTACCGTGCCGTATAAACAGGATGTAATTCCGCTTCTGGATGAGATTGATGATGAGGCAGGGTTTATTGGTGCTGTAAATACCATAAGGAATGACACTGGTCTGTTGAAGGGATTTAATACAGACGGCAGGGGGTTTATGGAGTCATTAAAAGAGGCAGGGGTTGACCCGTTTGGAAAGGATATATTCATCATAGGTGCCGGAGGGGCGGCAAGGGCTATAGGTTATTACCTTGCTCAGAGGGCATTGAGACTCTATATCTTTGATGTTGATTCCGCTAAGAGCCTGCCGCTTGTGAGAGATCTTAAGAAGCTGAACAGAGAGGTTTTTGCAGTGGAGGACAGGGATAGTATACGTTCATCTGATATAGTTATTAATGCAACCCCCCTTGGTCTGAAAAAGGATGACCCGCTTCCGCTGCAGATGGACCTCCTCCGGAGAGAACAGGTTGTTTGTGACCTTATTTACTGGGATACCCCGCTCATAAGGGGTGCAGGAGAGAAGGGGTGCAAGACTGTTAACGGCCTTGGAATGTTGCTCTGGCAGGGGGTGTTAGCTTTTCAGATATGGACAGGTATTATCCCTCCGGTTGACTTGATGCGAGAGGTTTTAGTCAGGGGAATGGAAGGCCGGGAATAATACCCCGCCGTTTTAGCGGCGGGGAGTGCTGTAATTTTCCATGGTTATTTTTTTGCGGGTATTGCTTCAATAAGGGTCAGGCTGTACTTTTCGTGCTGAAAAGGATGAATTGTAGGGAAGTTTGAGTAGAGCCAGCTTTTAAATATCTCCTTGTCTCCCTCATAAACTGTAATATGGACTGCCGGATTTTTGAGTTCGTCCGAAGCCGATGTTATGCTCAGTCCATCCATTCTGAAATCGGGCAGAAAATCTCCAATCTTGATCTTTATATTCGAGTTTGGGATTGTGTACTCAGAGCCAAGCTTTATAGTGACCACTTCCTTTTTGTTTGAAGTCTTATCAAGTATCTCTATTTTAACGGCCTCCCATTTGCCCTTGACAGAATCCGGGACAACAATCCTGGTCTCCCCCTTGGGCATCATTGATTCCCCTTTAGGCATCATTGTTTCATGAGCTGGTGCCTGAGCCTGTTGTACAGGCTCTTCTTTCTTTTTACATGCCCCAAAAGATAACAGTAATCCGATTCCTGCAGCTATAGCGATTATCCTGATTTTCATGTCTCCTCCTATAGAGATTAGATGTTAAATTAGAGTCAGATTTTAGCACGTTATTTAATAATTTATCAATCCTGAATCACAAGCGTGAATTGCTGATATGCCCGGCTTTCTCCCCGTGCCCTCGAGGTGTTATAATAAAAAATGGTTTTATAACAGAATAACCTTTTTATATTAAGGATATGATGAAGGAATTGAGGATTACAGCGGGTACGGCAAAGGGAAGAAGGCTGAAGGCCGTTGCTGTCTCGGAAGGGTCACCTCTAAGGCCGACAGCCTCAAAGGTGAGGGAGGCTCTTTTTAATATAACAGGCCCCGGGATTTGTGGTGCAAGGTTTCTTGACCTTTACGCCGGTACAGGTGCCGTAGGCTTTGAAGCACTAAGCAGGGGGGCTGGATTTGTTGTATTTGTTGAGATAAACCCCGTCAGGGTAGAACTTATAAGGAAGACCGGCCTGGAACTTGGTTTTTTGACACGTATGAAGGTTTACAGGATGCAAGCCTTTGAATATCTCAAAAAGGCCGAAGACTATGGTGACACCTTTGATTTTATCTTTATAGACCCTGCATATCAATCTGACGAAGTGATGAAGGTCTTGCCATTCATTGCAGAGGGAGGGATGCTGAATGACCGGGGAATGGTTATGGTAGAGCATTTCTCCGGAAAGTTGCTCCCGGAATCAGTGGGGGGGTTGAGGCAGAAGAAGAGATATATTTACGGGGATACCGTCTTGACGACATTTAAGTCTGAACCAGAGATAAACGGTTATTGGAAGGAGTTTGAATGAAAAGAATTGCTATCTGTCCGGGAACATTTGATCCCATCACCAATGGGCATATTGATATAGTCATGAGGAGTCTCAGTATCTTTGATGAGATTGTCGTTGCTGTTGCCCCGAATCCCAAGAAGACGCCTCTTTTTGAAGTTGAAGACAG is a genomic window of Nitrospirota bacterium containing:
- a CDS encoding DUF2155 domain-containing protein — protein: MKIRIIAIAAGIGLLLSFGACKKKEEPVQQAQAPAHETMMPKGESMMPKGETRIVVPDSVKGKWEAVKIEILDKTSNKKEVVTIKLGSEYTIPNSNIKIKIGDFLPDFRMDGLSITSASDELKNPAVHITVYEGDKEIFKSWLYSNFPTIHPFQHEKYSLTLIEAIPAKK
- the rsmD gene encoding 16S rRNA (guanine(966)-N(2))-methyltransferase RsmD — translated: MMKELRITAGTAKGRRLKAVAVSEGSPLRPTASKVREALFNITGPGICGARFLDLYAGTGAVGFEALSRGAGFVVFVEINPVRVELIRKTGLELGFLTRMKVYRMQAFEYLKKAEDYGDTFDFIFIDPAYQSDEVMKVLPFIAEGGMLNDRGMVMVEHFSGKLLPESVGGLRQKKRYIYGDTVLTTFKSEPEINGYWKEFE
- the pgsA gene encoding CDP-diacylglycerol--glycerol-3-phosphate 3-phosphatidyltransferase; this translates as MGPDIAVSDSGEMTLKHFNIPNSLTTLRIILVPVFVSALVYKKYDYALYVFIVAAVTDFFDGLIARARNQQTALGKFLDPVADKFLLVTSFVLFAVYGLVPKWLTITVISRDIIIVTGWLILYLTSHRTRVEPSLLGKLANASQLILLVYILLRVNLDRDVLPAPEPLIIVTAVLTVLSGVHYIYRGLA
- a CDS encoding DUF512 domain-containing protein gives rise to the protein MSGGVSGNIVGTARPDSPAERAGIRPGDMLLTVNKKRIHDSIDLVFYTDSLDLNISVKRKDRIIRTTVIRDEGEDLGIELRPFRVKTCRNRCIFCFVSQLPKGLRRSLYIKDEDFRMSFLYGSYITLSSITPAEKKRIIEQRLSPLYISVHSTDREIRNTLLGNNNAADIMKELKWLAKNRIRIHVQVVLCPGYNDGDKLVSTINDLHKFYPYVSSIAVVPVGLTRHRKSPLKPVGKDEALETVSIISDFQKRFMKKHGDALVYGSDELYIRAEKKFPSLKYYGEFPQIENGVGMVPLFLHKAARIKSLKRPSGQRFLTVTGTSFYPFLSRFVERLKNQVCIDVIPVENRFFGETVTVAGLLTGRDIIQSVADLSSDHDVLLLPDVIFRDGQDILLDDITVEELERILRIKVKVIDPTPRGLINALEE
- a CDS encoding shikimate dehydrogenase, giving the protein MSINARTKITGLIGYPVEHSLSPDMHNAAFEHLGLNYCYIAMPVKPGGLPDAVKGIRALNFHGSNVTVPYKQDVIPLLDEIDDEAGFIGAVNTIRNDTGLLKGFNTDGRGFMESLKEAGVDPFGKDIFIIGAGGAARAIGYYLAQRALRLYIFDVDSAKSLPLVRDLKKLNREVFAVEDRDSIRSSDIVINATPLGLKKDDPLPLQMDLLRREQVVCDLIYWDTPLIRGAGEKGCKTVNGLGMLLWQGVLAFQIWTGIIPPVDLMREVLVRGMEGRE